From the Fusobacterium ulcerans ATCC 49185 genome, the window CAAAGATAATATGGTAAGAGTGACAACTTCCAATTCACCTTTGAAGTTAAATGTAAAACAAGGATGGATAAAAGATCCAGGAGAGGTTATAATTGGAGTTCCAGATAGACTTTTAATAAAGATAGTAGGGGATTCTAAAGACACTGGGGAAGATTTAGACTTCGTAATAAGGTAGGCGAGAATAGTGGAAAAAAAATGGACTTTTTTAAAATTCTTAGGAGCAGGGATAATACTTATACTGGTACAGAGCTTTTTTCAAAAATATGATGCTTTTAAAGATATATACAGTACATATATCGGCTATCTTATACCAATGATATATGCGGTATTTATTTCCATATTTTTGGAACCTTTAGTGAGTAAAATAGAAGAGAGATTTAAACTTAAAAGATGGATAGCTGTATCAATAGTCATTGTACTTGTAGTAATAGGAGTTGCAGGATTTGTAGGGTTGATACTTCCACAGCTTGGAAAAAGTTTTAAGGAACTATACAATAAACTTCCTCATATGCAGGAACAGCTTGGAAATCTAATAAAAAGGGTTTTGGATTTTCTTAAAGAAAAGGAACTTCTTGTAATTGGAGAGAAGCAGATAGAAGATAATATAATTAGCTTATTAAAAAGAAATATAGGAAATTTACAGGAATTTGGAATATCAGTTCTTTTAAATATTGTATGGTGGACTGTTGCATTGAGTAAATTTTTTATAGGATTTTTTCTTGCTGTATTTATTTTATTGGATAAAGAGTATTTTATTAGATTTATAAAAAATATACTTACAATAGTTTTTGGAAAGGAAAAAGGGTTATATCTGAGTGATTTTCTTAATCAGTCAAGAAATGTCCTTTTAAATTATGTATGGGGAAGGATAATAGCTTCAGCTTTTGTGGGAGTAGTAACTTTTATAGTACTTTTTTTCACAGGAGTTCCTTATGCATTATTAAGTTCTTTGATGATAGGAATGGGAAATATGATACCATATGTAGGCTCAATTGTAGCAGGAGCTATAGCAATATTTTTAGTAATTTTAGCAGAGCCTTCAAAAATAATATATCTGCTTATTGCAATGATGGTAGGTCAGACAGTGGATGGGTGGATAGTAGGACCTAAAATTGTAAGTGAAACAGTAGGAATGAGTACATTCTGGGTAATAGTAGCAGTACTTATTGGTGGAAGCCTTATGGGGCCAGTAGGAATGTTCTTTGGAGTACCAGCTTTTGGTATAATAAAACTTATCTATGAAACACAATTAAAAAAAACTGAGAACAGCAGTACAAATAATAAAAATAAAAAGGAGAAAAAATGGAAAAAATAACTTTGATAGCTTCGAGTACAATGGGGCTTGAAAGTGTTGTAAAAGATGAATGTGTAGAACTTGGATTTGAAAATGTGAGGGCATTCAATGGAAGAGTAGAATTTGAAGGAACTGTAAAAGATATAGTTAAAGCAAATATACATTTAAGATGTGCAGATAGAGTATTTATAAAAATGGGAGAATTTAAAGCTGTTACATTTGAGGATCTTTTTAGAAATATGAAAAGGATAGAATGGGCTGATTTTATTCCAGAAAATGGAGAATTTCCTATAAGCTGGGTAAGCTCTGTAAAATCTAAACTTTTTTCAAAATCTGATATACAGAAAATAGCTAAAAAAGCTATGGTTGAGAAAATGAAAGAAACTTATAAAAAAGATTATTTTTATGAAGATGGAGCTTTATATGCAATAAAAATTCAGGCACATAATGATATCTTTGTAGTTATGATGGATACAAGTGGAGAAGGACTTCATAAAAGAGGATATAGAGCAATAAAAAATGAAGCTCCTATAAAAGAAACTATGGCAGCAGCTCTTGTAAGACTTTCAAGATGGAAGGGAGGGGAAAGACCTCTATTAGATCCTATGTGTGGAACAGGAACTATTCTTATAGAAGCAGCTATGATAGCAAGAAATATAGCTCCAGGAGCAAATAGAAACTTTGCATCTGAAGGGTGGAAAATAATTCCAGAAAATGAATGGATAGAAGCAAGGGATGAAGCTTTCTCAAATGAAGATTATGAAAAAGAAGTTAAGATTTATGGTTCAGATATAGACCCTGAAACTATAGAGATAGCTAAAGAAAATATAAAGAAGGCTGGAGTGGAAGATGATATAACTCTTGAATGTAAAAATTTCCTAGATATAGAAATGGAATCAAGACAAGGGTGTCTAATAACAAATCCTCCATATGGAGATAGACTTCTTGATGAAAAGGCAGTAGAAAGGCTTTATGGACTTCTTGGAGATGTATGCAGAATGAGAATACCTAAATGGTCTTACTATATAATTACTTCATATGAAGAGTTTGAAAAATGCTTTGGAGGAAAAGCTACTAAGAATAGAAAACTATATAATGGTGGAATAAAATGCTATTATTATCAATATTATGGAGAAAGTAATGGAAAAAATGGTAAAAAATAATGAAATCTTAAAATTTTCTATAGAAGTAATTTTACAGGTTTTTAAATCTATAAATAAAAAAATAGATGAAATGAAAGAGATAGGGGATATTTCAGGAATAGAAATACTGGAAAAAGATGTTATACCAAAATATGAAAAACTTTATGGTGGTTTGACAGGAGAAGCTGTTGAAAAGTTTGATGAAGAACAGCTTTCTGTTATTAAAAAATATATTGAAGATATAATGAAAGAAAATAAGTTCAGTAAGGAATACATAAAAAATCAGATAGAATTAAGAGAAAAATTAAAGGGAGATTCTGGAGCCGAAGTAGTAAAAAGATTTTTTCAATATGAAAAGAAAGAACTTGAAAAAATTAAATATGAACTTCTGGATAGAGCTGATAAAGTATTGGAAGAGGAAGAAAAACTCTCTATGAAAATGAAAAATGCAGTACAGGAAGAGGAGCAGATTGAATATATTTATAAACTTCAACCTGTAAGAGCTGAATTCAGAAAAATAGAAGAAAAAATAATAAAAGTTCAAGAAAAACTTGATGTATTGAATAAAAGATTAGAGTCAGAGTGGCCATATGAAATATATGGAACTATATCAAAAGAAGAAATGTTGGAAACTTATAATAAAATTATGAAAAAATAATTATGATTTCTAGAAAAGTATGATAGAATTATGGAGGAGAAAATGAAAATGGTAAAAATAGTAATATTGCTATTAATAATCGCAGGAGGTTTTTTCTATCATTCAAGAAAAAGTCGTTCAGCTGATTTAAAAATTAAGGAGGGAACAAAGGTGGAAAATATAGTATTAAATGCTAAAATAAAAACTTCAAAAGGGGATATAAATTTAAAATTATTCCCAGCAGCAGCACCAATGACAGTAACAAACTTTGCATATTTAGCAAAAAGAGGATATTATGATGGATTAATATTCCATAGAGTAATAGCAGACTTTATGATTCAAGGAGGAGACCCAACAGGAACAGGAGCAGGTGGACCTGGATATCAATTTGGAGATGAATTTGTTGAAGAGCTTACATTTAATGCACCAGGGAAATTAGCTATGGCTAATGCAGGACCAGGAACAAATGGATCTCAATTCTTTATAACTCATGTACCAACTGAATGGCTTAACTACAAACATACTATTTTTGGAGAAGTAGTTTCTGATGCTGACCAAGCTGTAGTTAATAAAGTAGCACAAGGAGATACTATTGAAACAATAGAAATCACTGGAGATATAGATAAATTCTTAGAGGCTAATAAAGAAATGAAAGAAAAAATGGATGAGATATTAGCTCAAACAATGCCTAATTTAAAAAAATAATAGAAATAAAAATAAAAGTCAACTACCAGCTGCGTTATCTAAACCAGTGGTTGGTTGACTTTTTTTAAATTTAAAGGTAATATAAAATTAAAAATTTATTGGGGGGATGTGATGAAAAAAGCTTTTAAATTTAAAGATGAAAAATCAGATAAGTTTTGGTGGATAAATTATAGTGGAAAAGATTTTGCTGTAAATTATGGAAAGAATGGAACTGTAGGAAAATATGAAGTAAAAGAATTTGAAACTGTAGAAGAATGTGAAAAACAGGCTCTTAAACTTATAGCTCAGAAAATAAAAAAAGGATATATAGAAGATGAAAAATTTGACTTTAATAATCATCTTTATTTTGATTCAGAAGAAATAGGTTTACATCCAAAAACTTCACATCCTTTATTTGATAAATATTTTAATAGAGAAAATTATTATGATTGTGGAGAGGAAGAATCTCCCTTTGGAAATGATAATGGATCAGATACTTTATCTTATCTTTACGAACATATAAGAAAGAATGGAGATAAGGATATAAAAAATTTTCCTAAAAAGGTAATTGAAAAAAATTGGGAAATGATATATTGTCCTCCAGAAAATTTACTTAAAGAGGATTTGAAAAATTTTATTTCTGGGAAGAAAGTCAGTGGTATAGAAAATTCACATCTTCTTATAATAAATGATCAAGTGATTATAGCAACAGCTTTTGGTCAAATAAAAATAATGGGAAAAATTGATGAAGAATTGAAAAAAATGGCTTTAATGTCATTAAGGAGATGGAATATGGTAATGGAGATGGATGGATATGGTCATTCAAATATAATAGATGAGATGGAAAATGATATGGCAAAATTTGGAAATTAAGGAGGAAAATATGGAATTAGAAAAATTATTTAAAGAAATGGAAAAAAATACAATTCTTGTAAATTTCGAAAAGAAAATAGAAAGTGAGCTTCCAATAGGTGTTTCAAAATTTGGAGGAAGACCAGATTTACCAGAAGATTTTGAATGGTATTACTATGAAGGTAAAGGATACAAAGGAAAAGTAGAAAATAGGCCATTAAGTTTTTTAGTTCAGATTAATTGTAAAGAGATAAAAGAATATGATAAGGAAAATCTGCTTCCTGAAAGTGGAATACTGTACTTTTTTTATGAAATGGAAACTATGACTTGGGGATTTTCTCCAGAAGATAGAGGAAGTGCAAAAGTATTTTATTATAATGGAGATATTTCTAAATTAAAAAGAAGAGAATTTCCAAAAGAATTAGATGAAGATTATAAAATGCCAGAAAAAAGAATAGTTTTTAGTAATAGAAGGGATGTTCCATCTTATGAAGAGTTTGATGAAATATTAAATGATATGGGATATGAAGATATTAATGATGAGTTTTATGATGAGTATGAAGAAAAACTTGTGAAATATATTGAAAATGACAGCAATACTATAAGCAAATTTTTAGGGTATGCAGATGTAATACAGGGTGATATGAAATTAGAATGTGAAGAGGTCACAAATGGAATTTTATGTGGAAAACCTCATGAATTAGAAAAGCCTATGAAAGAAAAAATGAATAAAGGAAGTAAGGAATGGCAGCTTTTATTCCAGTTGGATACTGTAGAAGATGATGAATTTGAACTTATGTTTGGAGATTGTGGAAGAATATATTACTTTATAAAAAAAGATGAGCTAAAAAAGAAAAACTTTGATAGTTCTTGGCTCATCTTACAATGTTATTAATTTATTTTTCTTCTTCCAGATGCATTTTTTCTATACGGTTGTCAGGAATTATCCAGAGAACAGCAGTGAGAGCATAGAAAAACAGGGAAATAACAGGAAGGAAAAATGCTGAAATTATTCCTGTAAGATATAAAATAGGAGAAATTTTCCCTTTTATATCATTTCCAATAGCTTTTTTTAATTTTGAATTTTTGCCCTGTGACTTTATAAGAAGATGAATTAAAATATAGTATGCTATGGAACAGGCTAAAAGAACTCCTCCATACATCATAGTAGAAATTTCAGAGAAGTTTGTTTCACCCATCCAGCTTGTTGTAAATGGTATGAGGGAAAGCCAGAATAGCAGGTGTGTATTTGCCCAGAGTATTTTTCCATTTATCTTATTGACAACAGAGAAAGTGTGGTGATGATTATTCCAGTATATTCCTACATAGAGAAAACTTAAAATATAGCTGAAAAATTTTGGAAATAAACTGGAAAGCTCAGAAATATCTGCCCTGTGGGGAGCTTTTAATTCCAATACCATTATTGTTATAATGATGGCTATTACTCCATCACTAAATGCTTCTATTCTATTTTTTTCAAACATAATATTATCTCCTTTTTAAATATCTTTTAATCATTATATGAAAAAAAAGAGGCAATTCCTTTTTTAAGGGATTCCTCTTCTTTAGATATTAGGAGTTATTTTTTAGTTCTTTTAAAAATGCCAAGACAATATCTTTAGATATTACAGAAGCTTTGCTACAGTTTTGTTCAAAATTTTCTACTCCAGAGTGAGAAGCTGTATCTGTAATAGTTCGTATTGAAATAAATGGGATATTATTTACATAGCATACATGAGCGATACTTGCACTTTCCATATCAACAGAGAGAGGAGCATATTTTTTGTTTATTATTTCCCGCATATTCTTATCAATAAAACTTTCTCCAGTTACCATTTTACCAAAAATAACAGGATGATTAACAGCTTGATTCTGTACCATTTTTTTTGCAGCAGCTAATAATTTTTCATCAGCATTAAAATAGATAGAAGGGAGCCAAGGATGAAACTCTACAAGTATATCATCAGCTACATCATGATAAGCAAGTTGTGTTGATATAATTGTATCAAAAACTTTTACTGTTTTTTCAATTCCACCTGCTGTACCAGCACTGATAATTGTATTTACAGAAAAAGAATCAATTAAAATCTGAGCAGCAACAGCAGCATTTACCTTACAAACACCACTATATAAAGCAACAACAGAAATATTATTTATTTTTCCTTCATAAAATTTCAGCATTGCCTTTTTTGTAGCAGTGCAATTTTGAATGTGATTTAGGAAGGGTTCTAACTCAGAATCTCCAGCACAGATTATTCCAACTTTTAAAGCCATTTAATTCCTCCTGACTTATAGATTAATTTACTCATATCTTATCACAAATAATAAAAAATGTGGATGATTCATAAGCAGAAATTTTAATCCAGCTTTTTGATCATCCACACTTTATTATTATATTTTTCGAGAGGGAAAGTTTTGCTATTCAGTTACATAGACATTTGTAAGATCTAAATAACCATTATTTTTCATAATAAGATTATGAATATTTTTTCTCATCCCAAGATTTAGTTTTGGATAAAGAATAGTGTAGTGAGGAAGCTCTTCCTGTAATATCTCCTGAGCCTTTCCATAAAGTTCTTTTCTAACTTTAGGATCCATTGTTATTCTTGCCTTATCAAGAGTATCATCTAAGTCCTTATTTACAAAAGCAGTTACATTCATAGAACCTTTTATTTGAGATGAATGGAAAAGAGGATACATAGTTTTATCACAATCTCCATTAGCTGTGTTCCATGACATATAGAAAATAGGTTTTACTTCATTCTCATTTTCAATCATTTTAATATAAGTAGCCCATTGGAAAACTTTAATTTCAGTATTAATTCCTATTCCTCTTAACTGCTCCTGAATAATAACACAAGCATCAATTCTTGCAGAATCATCACTTACCCATAAATCAATATTGAAACCATTAGGGTATCCAGCTTCAGCTAAAAGTTCTTTTGCTTTAGCAGTATTCAAATCATACTTTTTAGCATCAGGATTGAAATCTGTCATAGCAGGAGGAACTACAGAAGTTCCAGGTGTTGCAGAATCTCCATATATAGCTTGGGTAATAGCACTATTATCTACAGCATAAGCTATTGCTTGTCTTACTCTCTTATCTTTCAACAACTCATTTTTAGTATCAAATCCAATAAACTGGCTAGTAGGAGCTTCAACTTCAATATAATCTAAAGAGTTGTTGTTTTTGATAGATTTCAAATCCATAACACCCATGTCTAAAGAGATATCAGCTTCACCAGTTTCCAACATAATCATTCTGCTGTTATTTTCAGTTATGAATTTAATAACTACTTCTTTAAGTTTTGAAATAGTTCCATAGTAATCATCAAATCTCTCCATAGTAAGTCTATTCCCTATATCCCATGACTTAAATTTAAATTGCCCAGTTCCTACAGGATTAGTAAGAAATACATCTTCTGAAGATTCAACTAACTTTTTATTAATTATTGAAGAATTTGTAATGCTAAGTTGATTCAAAAGGCTTCCAAAAGGAGTATCTGTAGTTATTTTGATAGTATTTTCATCAATTACAGTTACTTCTTTTATAGGAGTGAAATTATATGCACATTGAGGAAGGCTTCTTGCTCTATCCAAAGAAAACTTTACATCTTCAGCGGTCATAATATCTCCATTGTGGAATTTAACATTTTTCTTTAAATGGAATATTGTATTTAAGGGATCAACAGATTCCCAGCTTTCAGCTAATCCTGGAAGCAGATTAAGATCTTTATCCATAGTTATCAAAGTATCAAACATAAGCTGAATTATTTTGTTAGACACTGAATCAGTACTTTTTTGTGGATCAAGAGTTTTGATTTCAGCTTTTTGAGCGATAACTAAAGTATCTTTTAGTTTAACATCTTCTGAAGTTTCAGATTTTATAGCTTTTGTTCCTCCTAATAATAAAGCAAAAGTAAGTAAAAAAATTACAGCCAATAGTTTCTTTTTCATTTTGTTTCCCCCTCGGTATCATTTAAAAGTTCTTTAAGAATAAAAAAAAGCAATCTGGTTAGATTGCTTTAAAAAACAAGTGATATTTCTCATATATATCATGCGTGCTCCTAAAAACATGACATATATAAATTTAGATTTATATATTCAAATATTTTAAAGGAGTTTACACAGAAGTATAAAAGTTATCAAAAGACGTAAGCTTATATCTAACATTAAAAATTTCTGTATACAGTTTTTCTGTGCAGCTCCACCACCAATATTGGAATACAGTGTTTAAGTTAGATAATATCATATTGATAACCTCCTTTTTCATAGTTTTATTTCTTGTAAAGAGTATATGATAAATCTTTTTAAAAGTCAACTACTTTTTATTTTTTTTATGATATCTAAAAAATATTCATGAACAGAAGTATCATTAGTAAGCTCTGGATGAAAAGATACAGCTAACATATTCTTTTCTCTAACGGCAACTATATTTCCATTTACAGTTGCCAATATTTTAACTCCTTCTTTTGTATTTTCTACATAAGGAGCTCTGATAAATACCATTTTCACTTTTTTATCTATTCCTTTAAAATCTGCTTCTGTTTCAAAACTTCCAAGCTGTCTTCCATAAGCATTTCTTTTAACTTCTATTCCCATAACTCCTAAATGCACAACTTCACTGTTTGAAAGTTTTTCAGCAAGAAGTATCATCCCAGAACAAGTACCAAATACAGGAAGGCCATTTTTTATTTTTTCTCTGAGAAGTTTGAGAATATCAAAATCTCTTAAAAGTTTCCCCATAGCAGTACTTTCTCCACCAGGAAGAATTATACCATCTATATCTTCCAGCTGCTCTTTAGTTTTTAGCAGACAGTTATCTACATTTAGAGAGTCAAGGATGTTTTTATGCTCTTGGAAAGCTCCTTGGAGAGCTAAAATTCCTATTTTCATAATTACCAACCTCTTTTAGCCATTTTCTCATCTTCAGCAAGGGAATAAACATTGATACCTACCATTGCTTCTCCTAGATCTTCTGATATTTCAGCAAGAATTTTTGGGTCATTGTAATTTGTTACAGCTTTCACAATAGCAGCAGCTCTCTTTGCTGGGTCACCAGATTTGAATATTCCAGAACCAACAAAGACACCATCACATCCAAGCTGCATCATAAGAGCGGCATCAGCAGGAGTAGCTACACCACCAGCAGCAAAATTTACAACAGGTAGTTTTCCATTATCATGTACATATTTTACTAAATCATATGGAGCTCCTAATTCCTTTGCAATATGATAAAGTTCAGATTCAGGAGAAGAAACTACTTTTCTGATATCTTCATTTAGTGTTCTCATGTGTTTTACAGCTTCTATAACATCCCCAGTTCCAGGTTCTCCCTTAGTTCTTATCATACTTGCTCCTTCAGATATTCTTCTTAGAGCTTCTCCTAGATTTCTTGAACCACATACAAAAGGAACTTTGAACAATGTTTTGTCCACATGGAATCTATCATCAGCAGGAGTAAGAACCTCACTTTCATCAATATAATCTATTTCAAGAGCTTCAAGTATTTGAGCTTCTACAAAATGTCCTATTCTCACTTTAGCCATTACAGGAATAGAAACAGCAGCCTGTATCTCTTTTATCATTTTAGGATCAGACATTCTTGCTACTCCACCATTTTTTCTTATATCAGCAGGAACTCTTTCCAATGCCATAACAGCACAAGCACCAGCTTCTTCTGCTATTTTAGCTTCAGCAGCTGTAGTTACATCCATTATTACTCCACCTTTTAACATTTGAGCTAAGTTTTTGTTTAAATCATATCTTGACATATTCTTCCCTCCATATATTCATTGATTATTTTTTTGATTAATATTATAATAAGAGTATCGATACAATTTATTAAAAAATTAATTTTCTAATGATAGTATCACATAAAATATAAAATTATTCAATTCTAAAAATCACTAATTGTACCGTAACACTTTTATTGGAGGGGTAATGAAAATAGAGTTATCTACAGAGAATGGAGAAAAAATATATCTTCAGCTTTATTACAAATTAAAGGAATTAATAGAAAATGGAGAGATAAAAGGGAAAATATTCTCTATAAGGGAGCTTGCTAAGAATTTAGGAGTGAGTATTTCAACAGTAGTAAAAGCATATGAACAGCTGGAAAAAAATGGATATATATACCTTCGTGGAGGAAGCGGAGCTTATGTAAAATACAACAGAGAAAAAAAATTTTATCTGGAAGACCATATGGAAAATGAAATATTTAAATATGGTTACTTTAATTCTGAATACAGGATAGATTTTTCTACTGCATCACCAAATGCTGATTTTTTTCCTATTGAAGAATTAAAAAAAGCAATTAACTACGTTTTAGACAGAGATGGTGGAAAAGCTCTTCTTTATGAAAATCCGCAAGGTTATCTTGAACTTCGTAAAACTATAAAAAGAGAATTGAAACATGAAGGCATAGATATAGAAACAAAAGATATTCAAATAATGTCAGGAGCTCAACAAGGGATAGATATATTGAGTAAATCATTAATATATCCAGGAGATATTGTAGTGACAGAAGATCCAGCATATAAAGGTGCTATTGTAAGTTTTAGAAATAATGGAGCAAAAGTAGAAAGAATACCTATGAAAAAAGATGGACTTGATATAAAAGAATTGGAAAAGATTCTGAAAAGAGATAAAATAAAATTTATATATACAGCAGCTACTTTTCATAATCCAACTGGAATATCGATATCAGAAAAAAAGAGAATTGAACTTTTGAAATTAGCTGAAAAGTATGATTTTTATATTATAGAAGATGACTGCAGTTCAGATATATATTTCGATAATAAAAAAATAAAAAGTATAAAAAGTTATGATAAAAATAAGAAAGTGATATATATAAAAAGTTATTCTAAAGTTTTTATGCCTGGTTTCAGGCTTGGATTTATGATAGCTCCAGAAAAAATAGCAAATTCTGTATTAGCAGGAAAATATTCCAGTGATATATCTAACTCAGGACTGAATCAAAGAGTTTTTCAATATTTTCTAGAAAATGGTATTTGGAATAAACATATAGAAAAATCTAGAAAAGAATTTCATAAAAAGCAAAAATATATGTATAGTAGACTAAAGAAAATAGAAAATATAAAAATCAACAAACCAAAGGGTGGAATGTGTTTCTGGATAGAGCTTCCAAAGGAAATAACAGGTGAAGCTGTATATATGAAACTGGCTAAAAGAGGAGTAGGAATACTTCCAGGAGTGGTTTTTTCTGAAAAATCATATAACTATATAAGATTGAGTTTTGCTCAGTGTAATGAAAAAGAGATAGATGAGGGAATAGAAATATTGGAAAAAGTAATTGATGAATTGAGATGAGGAGAAGAGAATTATGTTTAACAGAAAAGATGGAAATGTAAAAAGAATAAAGATAAAACTGGTGATATTAGCTGTTTTGGTGGTAATAGCTTTTGGAATGAAATATTTTAGATAAAATAAAAAGAGAGATACCTCTAAAATTATATTTCTATTAATAAGGTAATCTCTCTTTATTTTTATTAATCTATTACTTCTGGAAATTTATCTCTTTCTATCAGTTCCAGAGTTACTTTAGTAGTAGCTACGCAAGTAATAAGGGGAGCTAGAAATATCCCAATGAAGGGGATGAAAAATAGAAGAGTAAATATACTTCCACATAGAAGAGAGTAAAATCTCTTCTTTTTTAAAAATTCAAGACTTTCTTTAGGAGAAAATTCATATCTTTCTAAAGTATAGTCCATAAATGAAAATCCTGTAAAATATCCCTGAAGCAAAAATATAAGTAGAGGAATAGATAAATTTATAGGAAAAACAAAGCTCAACAGCATGATAATACATGTTCCAACAAGCTGTTTAATAAAGCTTCTAAACCCTACTTCAGCCCCTCTCATTAAAAATCTCATATTATCTTTAATTGTAAAATCATATTTTTTTCCTGTAAGGTGACTGTCTACTCTTTCAGAAACATATCCAAGTATTGGAGATAAGAGCAGTAACAGTAATGATTTATATACAAGATAGTAGAGAAAAACTGCTACTACCCATATTAGTATTCTGATAAGAATAGATACTAAAGCATGATATTTTTCTAATTCGAATATTGATTCTAAAGAACTCATTATTCCAAATGAAAGTAAATTTGCTAAGAATATCAAGACTACAAATAAGAAAATACCAATGATTCCTGGCAGAAAATAATATTTTTTTAATTTAGCTTCATTAATGATTCTAAAAGAATCTGAAAAAGAAGCCAGTACAAGTTTTATACTTTTCATAATTTAATCTCCTGTGTTAGTCCAAATGTGATGTATCAGAAAAAACTTCTATATTAAATTTTCCATCTTTATATTTTACAATTGAAACACTTGTATTTTGTGGAACTTTAGCAGCTCCTAATTCATCCATTCTTTCTTTTGCTATGATATGAAATAAGGCTTTTAGAGTTACTCCATGAGTAACAACAACAACCCTATCATTGTCATTAAGATACGATAAAAGTTTATCTAATCCTTTTTTTACTCTTTCTATTACTTCATAATAGTTTTCTCCATGATAAACTTTTGGATCGTAATCTACAGGATTATTAAAAAAGTCATAAAATTCTTTTGGATATTTTTCTTCAAATTCTGAACGAGGTACACCCTCAATATCTCCCATAGAGATTTCTTTGAATTCATCTATAAATTTTATTTTCTGTTTTCTATCTCCCATAATTATTTTTGTTGTTTGGATAGTTCTCCCCATAGGAGATGAATAAAAATCTGTAAACTTAACATCTTTAAGTTTTGCTGAAAGTTTTTCTGCCTGAGATATCCCTAGTTCTGTAAGTGGAGAATCAGAACTTCCCTGAAATATTTTCAAAGTATTCCATAGTGTTTCTCCATGTCTGATAAAATAAATTTCCATTTGTTTATATTTCCCTTCTTAAAATTTTTTTATTTTTTTACATTTAAAAATGTAGGACTTTTCAAGAACTTTTTGATATTTTCTATTCTAGTTTTGTCATTAGGGTGAGTACTTAAAAATTCAGGTGATTGTTTTCCACCACTTGCAGCTGACATTCTTTCCCAGAA encodes:
- a CDS encoding AI-2E family transporter — protein: MEKKWTFLKFLGAGIILILVQSFFQKYDAFKDIYSTYIGYLIPMIYAVFISIFLEPLVSKIEERFKLKRWIAVSIVIVLVVIGVAGFVGLILPQLGKSFKELYNKLPHMQEQLGNLIKRVLDFLKEKELLVIGEKQIEDNIISLLKRNIGNLQEFGISVLLNIVWWTVALSKFFIGFFLAVFILLDKEYFIRFIKNILTIVFGKEKGLYLSDFLNQSRNVLLNYVWGRIIASAFVGVVTFIVLFFTGVPYALLSSLMIGMGNMIPYVGSIVAGAIAIFLVILAEPSKIIYLLIAMMVGQTVDGWIVGPKIVSETVGMSTFWVIVAVLIGGSLMGPVGMFFGVPAFGIIKLIYETQLKKTENSSTNNKNKKEKKWKK
- a CDS encoding TMEM175 family protein, encoding MFEKNRIEAFSDGVIAIIITIMVLELKAPHRADISELSSLFPKFFSYILSFLYVGIYWNNHHHTFSVVNKINGKILWANTHLLFWLSLIPFTTSWMGETNFSEISTMMYGGVLLACSIAYYILIHLLIKSQGKNSKLKKAIGNDIKGKISPILYLTGIISAFFLPVISLFFYALTAVLWIIPDNRIEKMHLEEEK
- a CDS encoding 5'-methylthioadenosine/adenosylhomocysteine nucleosidase — its product is MALKVGIICAGDSELEPFLNHIQNCTATKKAMLKFYEGKINNISVVALYSGVCKVNAAVAAQILIDSFSVNTIISAGTAGGIEKTVKVFDTIISTQLAYHDVADDILVEFHPWLPSIYFNADEKLLAAAKKMVQNQAVNHPVIFGKMVTGESFIDKNMREIINKKYAPLSVDMESASIAHVCYVNNIPFISIRTITDTASHSGVENFEQNCSKASVISKDIVLAFLKELKNNS
- a CDS encoding YwqG family protein, with protein sequence MELEKLFKEMEKNTILVNFEKKIESELPIGVSKFGGRPDLPEDFEWYYYEGKGYKGKVENRPLSFLVQINCKEIKEYDKENLLPESGILYFFYEMETMTWGFSPEDRGSAKVFYYNGDISKLKRREFPKELDEDYKMPEKRIVFSNRRDVPSYEEFDEILNDMGYEDINDEFYDEYEEKLVKYIENDSNTISKFLGYADVIQGDMKLECEEVTNGILCGKPHELEKPMKEKMNKGSKEWQLLFQLDTVEDDEFELMFGDCGRIYYFIKKDELKKKNFDSSWLILQCY
- a CDS encoding WGR domain-containing protein, encoding MKKAFKFKDEKSDKFWWINYSGKDFAVNYGKNGTVGKYEVKEFETVEECEKQALKLIAQKIKKGYIEDEKFDFNNHLYFDSEEIGLHPKTSHPLFDKYFNRENYYDCGEEESPFGNDNGSDTLSYLYEHIRKNGDKDIKNFPKKVIEKNWEMIYCPPENLLKEDLKNFISGKKVSGIENSHLLIINDQVIIATAFGQIKIMGKIDEELKKMALMSLRRWNMVMEMDGYGHSNIIDEMENDMAKFGN
- a CDS encoding peptidylprolyl isomerase, with protein sequence MKMVKIVILLLIIAGGFFYHSRKSRSADLKIKEGTKVENIVLNAKIKTSKGDINLKLFPAAAPMTVTNFAYLAKRGYYDGLIFHRVIADFMIQGGDPTGTGAGGPGYQFGDEFVEELTFNAPGKLAMANAGPGTNGSQFFITHVPTEWLNYKHTIFGEVVSDADQAVVNKVAQGDTIETIEITGDIDKFLEANKEMKEKMDEILAQTMPNLKK
- a CDS encoding THUMP domain-containing class I SAM-dependent RNA methyltransferase, which codes for MTLIASSTMGLESVVKDECVELGFENVRAFNGRVEFEGTVKDIVKANIHLRCADRVFIKMGEFKAVTFEDLFRNMKRIEWADFIPENGEFPISWVSSVKSKLFSKSDIQKIAKKAMVEKMKETYKKDYFYEDGALYAIKIQAHNDIFVVMMDTSGEGLHKRGYRAIKNEAPIKETMAAALVRLSRWKGGERPLLDPMCGTGTILIEAAMIARNIAPGANRNFASEGWKIIPENEWIEARDEAFSNEDYEKEVKIYGSDIDPETIEIAKENIKKAGVEDDITLECKNFLDIEMESRQGCLITNPPYGDRLLDEKAVERLYGLLGDVCRMRIPKWSYYIITSYEEFEKCFGGKATKNRKLYNGGIKCYYYQYYGESNGKNGKK